The genomic interval AAATGGAAACATCATGGTCCCTCAAGTACTCTGTCACATTTACAGTGGCTGCCAATTACCTCCAAAAGTGACAAAATTAGTAGCGACCGAATTTCACAACTAGAACATGGGACATTTATCAACTTTTATCACAAAGGTGCTCCACAAAGCAGAGCTGAATACTTACACCATCCTCTGGATTCAATACTAAACAAATCATGACAAAAGAATTAGTCCCATTCTCCATTTTCAACCCTtcacctcctttctcctcccccactcccctTCTCACCTCATGGCAACGTTGCTCCCGTCTATGATCACCATCCTGAGGCTTGGGTCTCCTGGTTGGTCAGTCAGCTTGAGGTCAAAGGGTGTCTGCAGGCCTTCCAGGAAGCGCTGCTGCCCCGTCACCATAGCCCCTATTGCCATTTTGGGGAAGCCCCATGTCTCCGTACGTTCAGCTTCTACGGGTAGAGGACCCGGTTTCTCCTTTACTTTGGTTACTGGGGAGTTATTGAGGGTGAGAGCGGGTGATAAGGTGGTCCGAGGTGATTGGGCGAGTGGGTAAACCATTGGATGATGAAAGGTAGGGGGATAGTTGGGTTGTGGAGGTAGCTCGGGGGTGTAGGTTGGCGGTGAGGGAAATTTAGGGGGGTAGGTGGGCTGGGGAGGCCCTCTGACCAGTGGAGAGTTGACTTGATGGGGTTTGTGCCCTTTGGCAGGTTGATTATAGGTTTGGGGTGGCTGAATGTGGGTCATTAAGGTGTTCCACTCAGCCAGATCTGGAACCTTAACCGGGACATCAGCGGTTCTATTCGGCACATCAGTCTTCTTTTCGGGCTTTCCTTCGGCACTCCTAATTTCCACTCTTTCTCTAGCTGTGGATGGTTGTGCCGGAGCTTCAGTTTCTTTAGCTCTCACCTCCTTTTCTTCTTTTATGTGCGTGTTTCTTAGTACTTCTGAGACAACCTCGTCCACCTCCCTTGGTTCGTCTCGTACTCTGCCCAGGGAGTCAGTTGACTTTGATGTCTCTTTGGCGCCCCCTCTCTGTAGCTTCAGGAGTAGTTGGCGGGTGGACAGCTCAGGAAAAGTGCTGTATACTTCGGCAACCTTCTCTTCTGTGTATCCACAGCTGGCCGCCGCTCTCTTTAGCACCCCCAGGACAAAATCCTCATCGTTTCCACCCTCGCCGCTCTCCCTGTTCGCCTCGCCGCTCTCCCCAGCCTCCTCGTGTGGTTCCTGGTTTCCCGCCGTAGAATttccatcctcctctccactcctcccctctctctgtacctctTTACTCCTCACCCCTTCTTCCACAtttccctccacctccacctccatccttccatccatcatgcttctctttcctctcccttctctcgcccccccctcttctcccctgttctccccctctctgtgcTCCATCTCCACAGGGCGGTTCATGGTCACTCCAGAGCGGTCCTGTTCCTGCTGCACAAGGTCCAGGATCTGGGAGGCTTCTTTGGGTCCGGTCCGGGCAAGGACTCTCAGCACCACGTCTTCCGCATAACCCATGGCTGTGAAGAACTTCAGCAGGAGTCTAAACTCCTCCCTACTCCCTACTGACAACAAcaactctgtctcctcctcctcctcctcctctacttccccctgttcctcctctgctACCTCTTCCGCTCCCTCCGCTCGACCGCGAATGTCCTTGGTTTGGGGAGGAGAGTGGAAGATAGGATTTTTGGGTGCTGCTCTGTGCTCAACTGCCACCGGAGTCTTCGCTCTGCTAACCTCTCTGCTTTGTACAGGTGGGGTGGAGAACATCTGTTGGGAAAGCTGTTCGGTGTTCCGTGGACCGGGGTCTTGGCTGGAGATGTTgggttttgttgttgaaattcCCTGAATATCCCTAGCATCTCCAAGTCTGGTATCCGTAAATGTTAGTCCTGCGGTACTGGATGGGCTATCCCATAGTCTCCGGTTAGCAGTGTCCATTGCACCCACTCTGTCCCAAGACGACCCAAGACCCAAGTTAGAGGGCAACCCCAGAACAGGATTTGAGACATTCCCCGGCAAACCTCTATGACCGAGGTTGGATCCCGGTCCAGACTCCCTCACCAGATCTAGTAAGGTCTCCTTCACGGCTCCTGGCAAAACCAGGAGGTCCAGAGTGTGCCTGTCTTCCCATCTCTCCACCAGGGATTTGAAGGCCCGACGGGAATCCAGGGTCTCACCTAATCCTCTGTCCCCAGGCTCGGTGCGTCGTCCCTGGGTGCCCTCGTGACGCTCCACCAGGTCTGTGATTAGGGAGTAGGCCCTGACCACTGGTTCTGCCAGCCCTGAGATTAGAAGAAACCCTGGGGAACCCACCTGAAGGAAGAAGGATTAGAAGGAATGGAGAGAAAAGTGGGTTTAGTCCTAATCTTACCATCTCTCTTGGTCATAACCAACCTCCTCTAACAGGGATTTCCTTCTTCCACATCTACCATCCATCAATTggactgtctgtgtttttgccagCGTGCGTATCCGTCTAAGCCAGGGGTCGGCAAGTAAGATCGGCATCAGGCCAGTTTTTTTAAGACACTAGATGGTGGGCCAGAATATAGTCAAAGGATATGAACGGAAAACGCTACTAGCATTGCCTGTTACAGACTGTTACAGTGTCTTTCGTAACTGCTTAGTCAGTTGTGGTTACCTTGTGGTTAAATCCTGTAGGACAGTCAGAAACAAAAAGCCACAGTTGTGTGATGGTGTCCGGGTTTTGTGCTGGATtgattaatacagtactactgacacgctggcctattaatacagtactactgacacgcgGGCCTATTAATACAGGACTACTGACACGCGGGCCTATTAATACAGGACTACTGACACGCgggcctattaatacagtactactgacacgcgggcctattaatacagtactactgacacgcgggcctattaatacagtactactgacacgcgggcctattaatacagtactactgacacgcgGGCCTATTAATACAGGACTACTGACACGCGGGCCTATTAATACAGGACTACTGACACGCGGGTCTATttatacagtactactgacacgcgGGCCTATTAATACAGGACTACTGACACGCGGGCCTATTAATACAGGActactgacacgtaggcctaacctgGCAAGTGTCTTCATTCACCAACATGCAACACAGACCATCTTTCAAAGACACACATATGTGGGAAATGCGTAATTGATAAAAATAACTCATGCTTTTAACGGTCtatgttttatttcctctttccatattatgaataataaatgtgtattatttaaatTTGCTTCTTTGTTACACATTGGAGCCTAACTTATTGTAATGATTATTTAATGTAGCCTCTCAGAATTATTCCTTTGCATCCTCACGTACTACATTGCATTTCTTAACTGTCTGCGTGCTGGAGGTAGACTACGCTATTACATTGTGTGCAGAGCTAAACATTTAAGCTAGTTGTACACACAAAATGGCACTATCAAAGAGTCTAAAGAGGAAAGTTAACAGCGAAAATAGGGCATTCAAATATGAATGGAAAGACAACCATGCCTTCATCCTACCTAGTTTTGTGAACGCAAAGCCAGTGTGTCTTATTTACACTGAAGTTGTCGCTGTTTGCGAAGAGTATATCGGAGGTGTGTCAAGCAAGCCACAATTGAATGCAGCTCAGAacttttcaaatgaaaaactcTCAATTCAACTCCAAATAAAGCATAgttgcaaaaaaactcacttttattttgtagaCAAAATCAATAAAGAGTAAGAGTTCATGTGAGTAAATGTTGCCATCATGACTGAAATCTATTTCAGCACCAGCCGCTGTCAAAACAATCATGCTGGCGGGCCAGATATTATTGCTGGCGGGCCAGATATTATTGCTGGCGGG from Esox lucius isolate fEsoLuc1 chromosome 24, fEsoLuc1.pri, whole genome shotgun sequence carries:
- the khnyn gene encoding protein KHNYN codes for the protein MASALSHLSQMTESWIDRGVEGEEQVEDEFACSGALRGALQSFQPLVERIFWVSFTIGRDEDAVLPHDGQIWLKMIGGRKDVESAKLFVKGVVNQEAQQEVPYPGFLHCVFCGARGLFTDCLIRNTSAHIVVGSPGFLLISGLAEPVVRAYSLITDLVERHEGTQGRRTEPGDRGLGETLDSRRAFKSLVERWEDRHTLDLLVLPGAVKETLLDLVRESGPGSNLGHRGLPGNVSNPVLGLPSNLGLGSSWDRVGAMDTANRRLWDSPSSTAGLTFTDTRLGDARDIQGISTTKPNISSQDPGPRNTEQLSQQMFSTPPVQSREVSRAKTPVAVEHRAAPKNPIFHSPPQTKDIRGRAEGAEEVAEEEQGEVEEEEEEETELLLSVGSREEFRLLLKFFTAMGYAEDVVLRVLARTGPKEASQILDLVQQEQDRSGVTMNRPVEMEHREGENRGEEGGAREGRGKRSMMDGRMEVEVEGNVEEGVRSKEVQREGRSGEEDGNSTAGNQEPHEEAGESGEANRESGEGGNDEDFVLGVLKRAAASCGYTEEKVAEVYSTFPELSTRQLLLKLQRGGAKETSKSTDSLGRVRDEPREVDEVVSEVLRNTHIKEEKEVRAKETEAPAQPSTARERVEIRSAEGKPEKKTDVPNRTADVPVKVPDLAEWNTLMTHIQPPQTYNQPAKGHKPHQVNSPLVRGPPQPTYPPKFPSPPTYTPELPPQPNYPPTFHHPMVYPLAQSPRTTLSPALTLNNSPVTKVKEKPGPLPVEAERTETWGFPKMAIGAMVTGQQRFLEGLQTPFDLKLTDQPGDPSLRMVIIDGSNVAMSHGLGHFFSCRGIALAVQHFWNRGHRRISTIIPQWRQKRDPRIKEQRYLIELQDLGLLSYTPSREVQGKRINSYDDRFMLQLAQKTDGVILTNDNLRDLLDESHVWRDIIKKSLLQYTFVGDHFMVPDDPLGRGGPHLDDFLRSQSRPPVLGSHTFAGVASPPFPSTKVPRARTDVLQFRERTPGAAVDPESSQAQSRRRGKRQAKAKYGDPGMGHGLGVQRSELETSRLMESLCQVFPGQENMVSWVLQCNPTATDINSLSDIILEQQTDSEDEV